Proteins encoded together in one Salvelinus fontinalis isolate EN_2023a chromosome 6, ASM2944872v1, whole genome shotgun sequence window:
- the LOC129857765 gene encoding myelin basic protein-like gives MGQHLGKREPQPQSKPSSAEPEAEQTIEPAPIGETMAEPESQDEVFGLDEADVNPNNGCPSEKAAAVTDSTGTEGPSSSWNEASTADADDSAVPRPHLVRLFSRDAPGREDNTFKDRPSESDELQTIQEHSGTGSECGSEDQDLD, from the exons CCTTCGTCAGCAGAACCAgaagcagaacagaccatagaacCAGCACCCATTGGTGAGACCATGGCAGAACCAGAATCACAAGACGAGGTCTTTG GCCTGGATGAGGCAGATGTGAACCCGAACAATGGCTGCCCCTCTGAGAAGGCGGCAGCGGTGACTGACTCCACGGGCACTGAGGGGCCCAGCAGCTCCTGGAACGAGGCCAGCACAGCTGATGCGGACGATAGCGCCGTGCCACGCCCCCACCTGGTCCGCCTCTTCTCCCGAGATGCCCCGGGCCGCGAGGACAACACCTTCAAAGACCGCCCTTCTGAATCAGATGAGCTACAGACCATCCAAGAGCACAGCGGAACGGGATCAGAGTGTGGTTCAGAGGATCAGGATCTAGACTAA